From the Wolbachia endosymbiont (group B) of Protocalliphora azurea genome, one window contains:
- a CDS encoding ankyrin repeat domain-containing protein — protein sequence MEISNWHELLSLVNVDKDLSKDNVIEKIQNELKRYSKEYEEWEKSGFDINYVFKDGEKATLLHLVASFNLENIAKALMEKRANVNEKDVKGDTPLHNTTYLDSINIANALIEKGADVNAINIWRRTPLHYAALFRSMAIIDALVERGVNVNAVDMWGETPLYYLNCPAIKKGWIAGGVTALLGTAISIALFTAGAITAELIPIVIAVVAITATALIVGNAIYKLSKPDTQVDKPISANRQQETASDSRVA from the coding sequence ATGGAAATTTCAAATTGGCACGAATTATTGAGTTTAGTTAATGTTGACAAAGATTTAAGCAAAGATAACGTAATTGAAAAAATACAAAATGAGCTGAAAAGATATTCAAAGGAATATGAAGAGTGGGAAAAGTCTGGCTTTGATATAAATTATGTGTTTAAAGATGGTGAAAAAGCGACTCTTTTGCACTTGGTGGCTTCCTTTAACCTAGAAAATATAGCGAAGGCTCTCATGGAAAAAAGGGCAAATGTTAATGAAAAAGATGTAAAAGGAGATACTCCTTTACATAATACTACTTATCTTGATAGTATAAACATAGCAAACGCTCTCATAGAAAAAGGTGCAGATGTTAATGCAATAAATATATGGAGAAGGACTCCTTTACACTATGCTGCTTTATTTCGCAGTATGGCCATAATAGATGCTCTTGTAGAAAGAGGTGTCAATGTTAATGCAGTAGATATGTGGGGAGAGACTCCTTTATACTATCTTAATTGTCCAGCAATTAAGAAAGGGTGGATTGCCGGTGGAGTAACTGCATTATTAGGTACTGCTATATCTATAGCACTTTTTACAGCCGGAGCAATTACAGCTGAGTTAATACCTATAGTTATAGCAGTAGTTGCAATTACAGCAACAGCATTAATAGTTGGCAATGCTATATATAAATTGTCAAAGCCTGACAC